The following coding sequences lie in one Deinococcus seoulensis genomic window:
- a CDS encoding complex I NDUFA9 subunit family protein → MNVLVTGASGFVGKAVVAELISRGHTVTAGSRSGGDVGGARGVKLDVTDPGSVQRAVGQADPQVVVHLVGIIAEKGDQTFARVHVEGTRNVLAATPRGARYVHMSALGASLDSGSGYSSSKAQAEALVRGSGLNWTVFQPSLIFGPGDDFFGRVLRELVSTAPVVPQIGDGSFPFRPVSVQDVARAFAAAAGSDLGSGHTYALTGPQEFTFRELLELELGALGRKKPIVPVPLFLMNLAVPLMQVLPSPPITRDQYAMLKEGNTAPNEPARTVFDLPMRRLPDDLPGLLSSKN, encoded by the coding sequence ATGAACGTACTCGTCACCGGAGCCAGCGGCTTCGTCGGAAAGGCCGTCGTGGCCGAACTCATCTCGCGCGGACACACCGTCACGGCCGGCAGCCGCTCGGGGGGCGACGTGGGCGGCGCGCGGGGCGTGAAACTGGACGTCACCGATCCCGGCAGCGTGCAGCGCGCCGTGGGTCAGGCGGACCCGCAGGTGGTCGTGCACCTGGTCGGCATCATCGCCGAGAAGGGCGACCAGACCTTCGCCCGCGTGCATGTGGAAGGCACCCGCAACGTCCTGGCGGCCACGCCACGCGGCGCGCGGTACGTGCACATGAGTGCGCTGGGCGCCAGCCTGGACAGCGGCAGCGGGTACTCCAGCAGCAAGGCGCAGGCGGAGGCACTGGTGCGCGGCAGTGGCCTGAACTGGACGGTCTTCCAGCCCAGCCTGATCTTCGGGCCGGGCGACGATTTCTTCGGGCGGGTCCTGCGGGAACTGGTCAGCACGGCGCCGGTCGTGCCGCAGATCGGGGACGGCTCGTTCCCGTTCCGCCCGGTCAGCGTGCAGGACGTCGCGCGGGCGTTCGCTGCCGCCGCCGGGTCCGACCTGGGCAGCGGGCACACGTACGCCCTGACCGGCCCGCAGGAATTCACGTTCCGGGAACTGCTGGAACTCGAACTCGGGGCGCTGGGCAGGAAGAAACCCATCGTGCCGGTACCGCTCTTCCTGATGAACCTCGCCGTGCCGCTGATGCAGGTGCTGCCCAGCCCGCCCATCACGCGCGACCAGTACGCCATGCTGAAAGAAGGCAACACCGCCCCCAACGAACCGGCCCGCACCGTGTTCGACCTGCCCATGCGCCGCCTGCCGGACGACCTGCCCGGCCTGCTGAGCAGCAAGAACTAA
- a CDS encoding MerR family transcriptional regulator: protein MKPTAGRSQTGMFTASEVEAQTGVPATTLRQWERRYGFPHPVRNASGYRLYSPGDVAAIQHMQAQLQSGVPASRAAELTVRATGLTAAPHVPPNTPALPDTPSDTPAPRGAPQWAELLTAALLASDTDRAGAVLAEVHSQLPVEDVMTAVISPTMVEIGARWERGEITVAHEHQATAYLRARIAALMDVAGVQAGFGPLVVAACAPEEQHELGLMMLTLALRRRGVRVAYLGANVPLGDLAVYARQREARAVLLALNGSWALDATREHLRDLDGLGMPLFYGGALLNADPALARELGGQYAGPDAPSAAQHIAAALLGGPATPPHSPGPHSPGGSE from the coding sequence ATGAAGCCTACCGCTGGCCGGTCTCAGACCGGCATGTTCACCGCCTCGGAAGTCGAGGCGCAGACCGGCGTGCCTGCCACGACCCTGCGGCAGTGGGAACGGCGGTACGGGTTCCCGCACCCGGTCCGGAACGCCAGCGGGTACCGCCTGTACTCGCCGGGCGACGTGGCCGCCATTCAGCACATGCAGGCGCAGTTGCAGTCGGGCGTTCCCGCCAGCCGCGCCGCCGAACTGACCGTGCGGGCCACCGGACTGACGGCCGCGCCGCACGTTCCACCGAACACACCTGCCCTGCCGGACACTCCGTCCGACACCCCGGCGCCGCGCGGCGCGCCGCAGTGGGCCGAGCTGCTGACGGCCGCGCTGCTGGCCTCGGACACCGACCGGGCGGGCGCGGTGCTGGCCGAGGTTCACTCGCAGTTGCCGGTCGAGGATGTCATGACGGCCGTCATCAGCCCCACCATGGTCGAGATCGGGGCGCGCTGGGAGCGCGGGGAGATCACGGTGGCGCACGAGCATCAGGCGACCGCGTACCTGCGCGCCCGCATCGCCGCGCTGATGGACGTGGCGGGCGTGCAGGCGGGCTTCGGGCCGCTGGTCGTGGCGGCCTGCGCGCCCGAGGAACAGCACGAACTGGGCCTGATGATGCTGACCCTGGCGCTGCGCCGCCGGGGCGTGCGCGTGGCGTACCTGGGCGCGAACGTGCCGCTGGGCGACCTGGCCGTGTACGCCCGGCAGCGCGAGGCCCGCGCCGTCCTGCTGGCCCTGAACGGCAGCTGGGCGCTGGACGCCACGCGCGAGCACCTGCGTGACCTGGACGGCCTGGGCATGCCGCTGTTCTACGGGGGCGCGCTGCTGAACGCCGATCCGGCCCTGGCGCGGGAACTCGGCGGGCAGTACGCCGGGCCGGACGCGCCCAGCGCCGCGCAGCACATCGCGGCGGCCCTGCTGGGCGGCCCGGCCACCCCACCGCACTCCCCTGGCCCGCACTCCCCTGGAGGTTCAGAATGA
- a CDS encoding UbiA family prenyltransferase — MRSAAQTRTPLLPLRRLLTVSRPALWVNTVGTLVTGVWLSGRLYTLDAGVLALLAYLTLPFNLLIYGLNDLSDREEDARSSRKGGWQGARLTLPEGGPLLRATLLLNVPALLALTLLLPPAATTLLLISAALFVAYSLPPLRLKGRPFLDGLSNVAYALPLALPALALGSPVPWWPLLALMSYSVGKHAFDAAQDIPADRAAGTRTVATTLGARGTAAYALAWFVLAAALLLPVSNLTALALLLTCGGMALRLLLRPTPEQAARLYPLSIVTPWIVGAVAGVQLVALLARGQWTGL, encoded by the coding sequence ATGCGAAGCGCCGCCCAGACCCGAACCCCCCTGCTGCCGCTGCGGCGACTGCTGACCGTGTCCCGCCCCGCCCTGTGGGTGAACACCGTGGGCACGCTGGTCACGGGCGTGTGGCTCTCGGGCCGCCTGTACACGCTGGACGCCGGGGTGCTGGCCCTGCTGGCGTACCTGACGCTGCCGTTCAACCTGCTGATCTACGGCCTGAACGACCTGTCGGACCGCGAGGAGGACGCCCGCTCGTCCCGCAAGGGCGGCTGGCAGGGCGCGCGCCTGACCCTCCCCGAGGGCGGGCCGCTGCTGCGCGCCACGCTGCTCCTGAACGTGCCCGCGCTGCTGGCGCTGACGCTGCTGCTGCCCCCGGCCGCCACGACCCTGCTGCTGATCTCGGCGGCGCTGTTCGTGGCGTACAGCCTGCCGCCCCTGCGCCTGAAGGGCCGCCCGTTCCTGGACGGCCTGAGCAACGTCGCGTACGCCCTGCCGCTGGCGCTGCCCGCGCTGGCTCTGGGCAGCCCGGTGCCGTGGTGGCCGCTGCTGGCCCTCATGAGCTACTCGGTCGGGAAGCACGCCTTCGACGCCGCGCAGGACATCCCCGCCGACCGCGCCGCCGGAACCCGCACCGTCGCCACCACCCTCGGCGCGCGCGGCACGGCCGCCTACGCCCTGGCGTGGTTTGTCCTCGCGGCGGCGCTGCTGCTGCCGGTATCGAACCTGACCGCGCTGGCCTTGCTGCTCACCTGCGGCGGCATGGCCCTGCGCCTCCTGCTGCGCCCCACCCCCGAACAGGCCGCGCGCCTGTACCCCCTGAGCATCGTCACTCCCTGGATCGTCGGCGCGGTCGCCGGGGTGCAGCTCGTGGCCCTGCTGGCACGCGGCCAGTGGACCGGCCTGTAA
- a CDS encoding phytoene desaturase family protein encodes MNRARSVGVVGGGIAGLTLAALLAGRGHAVTVYEQDRAGGKLRREEAGGLRFDTGPSLFTFPDVWRAVLNRLHEPDPLDLRPLPGALGVHHTPHGPVPLPVPPQHPLYPHWQRYVQAAEPLRAHLTTLLTTPPRLSDPAFLRASAALLRVTGPHASAAAWLRAHHLPPALEHALATHALNAGLSPADAPPLYALIPALVGADVSRPAQGMGALLDTLRRFCEARGVTLREGAGVHTLTGTTLTLNGGEVRRHDLTVSATDPARLARLRGQPVRPGPRTVSGVALYAALPAPALLPATSVIPPDSFRDFRAALRAGALPHTTLALVHADGPRLAVLLTAPPTGRPLTADHPWVRGQLRRAERTLNVPGLLDSALDTVTLTPAHYARGGHPGGAIYGAALPAWRGGPLHPQPYRLTPTLWQVGTGVHPGGGIPAILGGTLIVDRLLREAGW; translated from the coding sequence GTGAACCGCGCCCGCAGCGTGGGCGTCGTGGGAGGCGGAATCGCCGGACTGACCCTGGCCGCGCTGCTGGCCGGGCGTGGCCACGCCGTCACCGTGTACGAACAGGACCGCGCGGGCGGCAAGCTGCGCCGCGAGGAGGCGGGCGGCCTGAGGTTCGACACCGGCCCCAGCCTCTTCACCTTCCCGGACGTGTGGCGCGCCGTCCTGAACCGCCTGCACGAACCCGACCCGCTGGACCTTCGCCCGCTGCCCGGCGCGCTGGGCGTGCACCACACCCCGCACGGCCCGGTGCCGCTGCCCGTACCGCCCCAGCACCCGCTGTACCCGCACTGGCAGCGGTACGTGCAGGCGGCCGAACCCCTGCGGGCGCACCTGACCACCCTGCTCACCACCCCGCCGCGCCTGAGCGACCCGGCGTTCCTGCGGGCGTCGGCGGCGCTGCTGCGCGTGACCGGCCCGCACGCCAGCGCCGCCGCGTGGTTGCGCGCCCACCACCTGCCGCCCGCGCTGGAACACGCGCTGGCCACCCACGCCCTGAACGCGGGCCTCAGCCCCGCCGACGCCCCGCCCCTGTACGCCCTGATTCCCGCGCTGGTCGGCGCGGACGTGTCCCGGCCCGCCCAGGGCATGGGCGCACTGCTGGACACCCTGCGCCGCTTCTGCGAGGCGCGCGGCGTGACCCTCCGCGAGGGCGCGGGCGTCCACACCCTGACCGGCACCACCCTGACCCTGAACGGGGGAGAGGTCCGCCGCCACGACCTGACCGTCAGCGCCACCGACCCCGCCCGCCTCGCCCGGCTGCGCGGCCAGCCGGTCAGACCCGGCCCCCGGACCGTCAGTGGGGTCGCCCTGTACGCCGCGCTGCCCGCCCCGGCCCTCCTGCCCGCCACCAGCGTCATCCCGCCCGACAGCTTCCGGGACTTCCGGGCCGCGCTGCGCGCCGGGGCACTCCCGCACACCACGCTGGCGCTCGTGCACGCAGACGGCCCGCGCCTCGCCGTCCTGCTGACCGCACCCCCCACCGGCCGCCCCCTGACCGCCGACCACCCCTGGGTCCGGGGGCAGCTACGGCGCGCGGAACGCACCCTGAACGTGCCCGGCCTGCTGGACTCCGCCCTGGATACCGTCACCCTGACGCCCGCCCACTACGCGCGGGGCGGCCATCCGGGCGGCGCGATCTACGGCGCGGCCCTGCCCGCCTGGCGCGGCGGCCCGCTGCACCCCCAGCCATACCGCCTGACCCCCACGCTCTGGCAGGTCGGGACCGGCGTCCACCCCGGCGGCGGCATTCCCGCCATCCTGGGCGGCACGTTGATCGTGGACCGCCTGCTGCGCGAGGCGGGCTGGTAG